The Kribbella jejuensis genome segment ACCCAAACCACCGAACTGTGGAACGAAGGGCTCCGCCAGCAGAACGTGGTCAGGAGAGCTAAGTCTCGTTGACAGACTCAGGCGGGGGGTGTGAGGCTCGGTCCATGGAGACTGAGCAGGGCGTGCGTAGCCGGACGTTCGAGTGGAGCGATCCGGCGCAGACCGCGGCGCGGGTCGGGCGGTCGTCCGGGTTGGAGATGCTGCGCGCTATGCGCGACGGCGACCTGCCCGCGCCGCCGATCCTGCACCTGGTCGGTGGGACCGGGATCGAGGTCGAGGAGGGCAAGGTCACCGTGCTGATGCCGGCGGCCGAGTTCCACTACAACCCACTCGGCACCGTGCACGGCGGCGTCATCGCCACGCTGCTCGACACCGCGGCCGGCTGCACGGTCCACTCCACGCTGCCGGCCGGTGTCGGCTACACCTCGCTCGACCTGATGACGCGGTTCATCAGGCCGGTCACGGTCGACTCCGGCGTGCTGCGGTGCGAGGGCGGGATCATCAGCCGCGGCCGTCGTACGGCGGTCGCCGAAGCGCACCTGTACGACGAACGCGGCAAACTCCTCGCCCACGCAACCTCGAACTGCCTGATCTTCGATCTGCCTCAGGCCTGATCGGCGAGCAGTTTCTCCGAGGCGACCAGCCGGACGCACGTGGCCAGGCCGGTGATCGCGGCCTCGACCTCGGGGAGCTCCGGGTACGTCGGGGCAATCCGGATCACCTGGTCCGTCGGGTCGTCACCGTACGGATGGGTGGCGCCGGCCGGGGTGATCGCGATACCGGCAGCCTTCGCCTTCGCGACCACCTCGCGGGCGCAGCCCTCCGGCACCTGCAGGCTGACGAAGTACCCACCGGCCGGCGCGGTCCAGGATGCCAGTCCGGTGCCGCCGAGCTCGGCGGTGAGGATCTTGTCGACCGCGTCGAACTTCGGCCGGATCAGCTCGGCCAGGGTCCGCATGTGTTGGTGCAGGCCGTCCGCGTCGCGGAGGAACTGGACGTGCCGGAGCTGGTTGATCTTGTCCGGCCCGATGCTTCGCTTGACCGTGTGGCTCAGCCACCAGGTGATGTTGTCCGGGGACGACCCGAAGAACGCGACGCCGGCGCCGGCGAAGGTGATCTTCGAGCTCGACCCGAACACGAACACCCGGTCCGGATGCCCGTTCTCCGCGCACAACGCCAGTACGTCGGCCAGCTGCGCGGGGGAGTCCGTCAGGTGGTGGACGGCGTACGCGTTGTCCCAGAAGATCCGGAAGTCCGGCGCGGCGGTCTCCATCGCGGCGAGCCGGCGGACCGTCTCGTCGGAGTACACCGTGCCGTCCGGGTTGCTGTACTTCGGCACGCACCAGATGCCCTTGATCGCGGCGTCCTCCGCGACCAGCCGCTCGACCACGTCCATGTCCGGGCCCGCGGGCGTCATCGGTACCGGAATCATCTTGATCCCGTACCGCTCGCAGATCCCGAAGTGCCGGTCGTACCCCGGCACCGGGCAGAGGAACGCCAGCCCCTCGACGTCGGCCCAGCGGGTCTGAGCACCCGGAACCTTCCCGAGCAACGCGAACACGACCGCGTCGTGCATCAGCTCGAGGCTCGAGTTGCCCGCCGCGAGCAGCTGCTCCGCGGGCACCTGCAGGTCCTCGGCGAAGATCGCCCGCACCTCGGGGAGCCCGTGCAGACCACCGTAGTTCCGCAGGTCGGTCCCGTCGGCCGACACCGGATCCCCGCTCAGCTGCAGCACCGCGTTCGCCGCATCGAGCTGCTTGGGCGACGGCTTCCCCCGCGTCAGATCGAGCTTGAGCCCCTGGGCCACCAACGCTTCGTAATCCTGGCGCGCACGCTCAACCTGAGCAGTCAGCTCATCCACACTCACGGGGAGTCCTTTCACAGGTACTAGGTGTTGGACCCCAGCCTAATGACTACCTCAGCGGCCTCTGCACTTGGGGAACTTGGGGTCCCAGGGCGGGCAGGTCGGGAGGTTGGGTGGGGGCTTGATCGTGGGGGGTGGGATGACCGGGGGAGTGACCGGTGGGGTCGGGGGTTGGGCCTTGCTGCCGTTGGAGATGAACAGGACCACGGTGGAGCCTGCGGGGGCGCCGTCCTCCTGGCGGGGGTTGGTCCAGGCGACTGTGCCGGCCGGGGCGTCGGAGTCGACGCGGGGGCCGTGGTCCATCCGGACCTGGAAGCCCAGCGAGAGGAGTTTCGCGCCGGCGTCGGCGGGCGTCATCCCCTTCAGGTACGGGAGATCCTTGACGTTGCCGCGGATGATCTTGTCGTCGGGCCTGACGAACTTGCTGGTCGGCAACCCGTGCAACGCCAGCTGCATCGCGGTCTCCCAGATCGGACCCGCGGTACCGGAACCGGAGGCGTCGGACAGCTTCTTCCCGTTGAAGACCTGGCCGATCAGATCATCGGTCGGCGGATCCGCGTCGGCGACCACCGACGCGGCAGCAAGCTTCGACGAATAGCCGGAGAACCACACCGCGTGGTTGTTCTGGATGGTACCGGTCTTGCCGGCCAGGTCGCTCTTGCCGAACTTCAGCTTGGCGCCGGTACCGCCCTTGGCCATCACCTGCTGGAGCACGTAGTTGACACCGTCCGCGACACCCGGCGACAGCACCCGGTGGCAGTTCGGGCCCGGGGTCGTGATCGCCTTGCCGGTCTTGAGCGAGGTGATCGACGTGACGATCTGCGGGTTGCAGTACATCCCCCGGGCGGCGAACGTCGCGTACGCGTTCGACAGCATCAGCGGGGTGATCTGACCCGCCGAGCCGAGCGTGAAGGAGACCACCTGCTGGAGCGGTTTGAGCTGTTGTGCGTCGTACATGCCGAGGTTGGAGGCGATGGTCGCGATCGGGCAGAGCCCGATCTGCTCGGACAGCTGCAGGAAGTAGGTGTTCGTCGACGCCCTGGCCGCGTCGACCATCGAGGGGTCGGCGATCGTCTTGGTCGAGTTGCTCGGGTTGTAGCTGTCGTCCGACGTCGTCCCGCTGCAGGTGCTGAACTCCTTGCCGCTGAGGTTGATCGTCTGCGGCGAATTGATCCGGTACGTCGTCGGCACGCCCTTCGCGATCGCCGCCGCGATCGTGAAGGCCTTCATCGTGGACCCGTTCTGGAAGCCGCCGAAGCCACCGGCGTAGGACTTCTCGACGTTGTAGTTGTACGCCGTCTGCCCCTTCTTCGCGCCGTACGGCCGGCTCTGGGCCATTGCCTTGACCAGCCCGGTGCCGGGCTCGACCATCGTGATCGCGGCGACGGCCTGGTCGCCGGACTTCGAGTGCTGGTCGATCGAGGTCTGCGCGGCCGCCTGGATCCGCTGGTCGAGCGAGGTCTTGATCAGCAGCCCGGCGGTCTCGATGTAGTTCTCGCGTTCCTCGGGCGTCTTGCCGAACGCCGAATTCGCCTTCAGCTTCGAGACGACGTACTCGCAGTAGAACGGGTACTTCGAGTTCGCGCAGCCGCTCGGGATGACGCGGACCTTGGCCGGGTCGATGACCGGGGTCTTGATCGCGTCCTGGGCCTGCTTGGCGGTGATCACGTTCAGTTCCTGCATCCGGCGCAGGACGACGTCGCGGCGGGCCTTGGCGCGCTGCGGGTTGTCGATCGGGTCGTAGCCGGTCGGGTTCTTCACGATGCCGGCCAGCATCGCGGCCTGCGGCAGGTTCAGCTTCGCGGCGTGCACGCCGAAGTAGTGCATGGCCGCGGCCTCGACGCCGTACGAACGGTCACCGAAGAAGGCGAGGTTCAGGTAGCCGTTGAGGATGGCGCCCTTCGACATCTGTTTCTCGACGGCGATGGCGTAGCGCAGCTCGGCGATCTTCCGCTCGTACGTCTCGGCGGTCGCCTGCTTGACCTCTTCGGGCGTGCGGGCCTTGTTGATCAGGGTTTGTTTCACGTACTGCTGGGTGATGCTCGAACCGCCCTGCTGGACGCCGCCGGAGGACTGGTTGCGCAGCAGGGCGCGGAGCGTGCCCTTGAAGTCGAGTGCGCCGTGCTCGTAGAACCGGTCGTCCTCGATCGCGACGATCGCCTTGAGCATGATCGGGCTGATCTGCTTGAGCGTGACCGGGGTGCGGTTCTGCTGGTACAGGGTGGCGATGGTGTGGCCCTGGGAGTCCTGGATGATCGACTTCTGGGCCAGCGGTGCGGTCTCCAGGTCCTGAGGCAGGTACTGGACCGAGTCGTGCGCCTTCGCCGTGGTCACGCCGACCAGACCGGCGAACGGAAGCGCCAGCCCGGCCGCCAGCGCTCCGGCCACGGCACTCGCCAGCAGGAACACGAAGACCGACCACACGACGTTGGGCCGCCTGGCCCGCCGCTCGCCTCTGTGCATGGTTGGGCAGAGTACGTGACGAGAGTGCCGTCCGGGAGCCTCCTCGTTACGGAATTTACACATTAGCCCAACGATCTCACCCTCAGTGATGAACCGTTCACTGCCGGCCGATCATCTCACATGTACTGACAGTGCCTCCCTAGGCGTCCTGGCGGTCCCTAGGGTGGGGAGCAAGAACGGTTGCTGCAGACAAGGAAGCTCTATGGAAATCCTCCCCAAGGCGCCGACCGCGAAGGGCCCGGCGGAATGGTTCACCGGCGACGTCTGGTTCGACGTGATCATCCGCGGCGACGCGCCGTCCCGTGTGCGGGTGAACATCGTCCGTTTCGCGCCGGGCGCCCACACCGCTTGGCACCGGCACGCGAACGGTCAGACGCTGCACGTCACCGAAGGTCTTGGCCTCGTCCAGTCGCGCGGCGGGCAAGTCACCGTGATCCGGCCGGGCGACGTCATCTACACCCCGCCCGGCGAATGGCACTGGCACGGCGCCTGCCCCGACAACTTCATGACCCACACCGCGATCTGGGAAGGCGTGGACGACGACACCCCAGAAACCGAATGGGGCGACCACGTCACGGCCGCGGAGTACGTCGTACCTGAGTGAGCACTTCCGGGAGCTCGCCGAGGATCGTGAGGCGTTTGGTGGCTCGGGTGACTGCTACGTAGAGGTCGGAGAGGCCTCGGTCGGAGTTGGTCAGGATCCCTTGGGGATCGGCGATGATGACCGAGTCGAATTCGAGGCCCTTGGACTGAGGGATGTCCAGGAGGGCTACGGCGCCGTCGAGGACGGACGGGTCGTGGGTGTGCGCCACGTCCGGGAGGGCGTCGGCGAACTCGTCGTAGCGGGTCGCCGGGACGATGACGGCGATGCGGCCTTCGTCGATGGCTCGTTGTTCGGAGGTGATGGCGGCTTTGAGTGCGTCGACGAGGCAGCCGGCCGGGACCGCGTCGAGGAAGGGCCGGGTGCCGGTGTCCCGGACAGACGTCGGTGGCCGCAGGGTCGGGTCGATCGCCGAGAGGATGGCGGTGGCGACCGTCATGATCTCGCTCGGGGTGCGGTAGTTGACGGTGAGTTCGGCGGTGCGCCAGCGGCGCGGGGCGTAGTGGTCGAGGAGTTCGGCCCAGGAGCGGACGCCGGAGGCCGACCCGGTCTGGGCGATGTCGCCGACCAGCGTCATCGAGCGCCGTGGCGCGCGGCGCATCAGCATCCGCCAGTCCATCGCGGACAACTCCTGCGCTTCGTCGACGATCACGTGACCGAAGACCGACGTACGGTCGTACGACCGGTCACCGCCCGCCGATGGGTTCGCGAGTTGCTGGGTGCGCTGGGCGATCAGGTCGCGGAACTGCTCGATCTCCCACGGCATGATCTCGATCCGCTCCGCGGTCAGCTCGATGTCGACCACACCGCTCGCGTACTCGCGGTTCGCCTCCGCCGCGGCCGCTGCCTCGGATGCTTCGCGTTTGCGGCCGACCACGACCTCCGCGGTCTCGCCGAGCAGCTCGGCCGCCTCGTCGAGCAGGGCGGCGTCCGACGGCGTCCAGGCCGCCGAGAGTGGTCGGAGTACGGCGGAACGCTCGGCGCTGGTGAGGTACGGCGCAGCGGCCGCGAGACGCTCGTCGGACGAGAACAGGACCGATACGAGCAGCTCCGGCGTGAGCTCCGGCCACAACCGGTCCAGGATCTCCAGCACCTGGTCGTCCTGGAACAGCTCCTGCTCGAGGTCCTCGACGTCCGCGTCCCCGACGTACTGCTTGCCGATCCGGTCGACGATCTGGTTCGCCAGCGTCTTGATGATCCGCCGGACGAAGATCGGCCGCGCCCGGTTGTGCAGCGGCTGTGCCGCGAGCGCGCCCCGCTGTGCCTTGCGGATCGCGTCCGGCCGCAGCACGAGCTCGTCGGCGTTCATCTTGAACCGGATCGCCTTGGTCGGCACGATCCGGAACCCCGCGATCGCCCGCGCGATCACGTCGGCCATCGCCAGCTCGCCCTTGATCCGCGCCGCCTCGGCAGACTCCGGCGCGGTCGCCGTCACGCCCGAGTACAGCTCGCTGACTGTCGCGAGGACGACGTCGTTCTCACCGAGCGAGGGGAGTACCTGGTCGATGTAGCGCAGGAAGGTGGTGTTCGGCCCGACGACGAGTACGCCGGTACGCCCGAGCTGTTCGCGATAGGTGTAGAGCAGGTACGCCGCCCGGTGCAGCGCGACCACGGTCTTACCCGTACCCGGGCCGCCTTGGACCACGAGTACGCCGGGAAGTCCGGAGCGGATGATCTCGTCCTGCTCGGACTGGATCGTCGCGACGATCTCGTTCATCCGGCCGGTACGGCTCGCGCCGAGCGAGGAGAGCAGCGCGGCCTCGCCGATCAGCGTGCCGCGTTCGTTCTCACCGAGCGCGGCGGCGTCCAGCAGGTCGTCGTCGACGCCGACGACGGTACGGCCGTGCAGCCGGATGTGCCGCCGGCGCTTCACGCCGAGCGGCTCGGCCGCGGTGGCCCGGTAGAACACCTGCGCCACCGGAGTCCGCCAGTCGATCAGCAACGGGTTGTACTCGTCGTCGAACAGCCCGATCCGGCCGATGTGGAACCGTTCGCCGCTGGTCTCGTCGATCCGCCCGAAACACAATCCGCGTTCGACCGACGACAATTGTGCGAAGCGGCCGGAATACAGCTTGGTGAACGACTCGCGTTCCGACCGGGCCTGATCGGTGCCGGTGGTTTCCTCGACCTGAACCCGCCCGAGGTCACCTCGCGCCTTTTCCCGCAGCACGTCGAGCCGCGCGTACATCGCCGTCACATCGCCTTGTTCTACGGCGATCTCCTGCTCCAGCACGTGATCCCCCGACCTTTCTTGCATTGCCCGAGAAGCTCTGATATTCTGAACATGTGAGCCTGAAGAGGGCTCTTTTTTATTTCTCGACACAAACACCCAACGGTACCGCTTTTCACAGCTGACTGCCAGCCAAGGCCAAGCGATTGCTCAGCAGCCGATTCGACACTGAGGTGTGTTTGTCACCGCAGGAGAGCCGATCGGCCGGAGGGCTCGCACCGACGGCGCCGTCCGCCTCGGCGCCCTGGCCGCGTTGTGGCTGAGCCTGTTACTCGTCACGTACTGGTGGGTCGCAGGCGGCGGTGTGCAGGAACTCGGCGGCTGGGCGACAGGCCTGACGTCGCTCGGGCGCCTGACCGGTCTGGTCGCGGCCGTGCTTCTGCTGGCGCAGGTCGTGTTGATGGCGCGCGTTCCGCTCCTGGAAGCCGCGTTCGGGCAGGACCAACTGGCCCGCATCCACCGCATCACCGGGTTCACATCGTTCAACCTGATGCTGGCGCACCTCGTCACGATCACGTGGGGCTACGCGGCCGGCGAGCTGCGACGTACGCCGGCCACGCTCTGGGACCTGACGGTCGACTACCCGGGCATGCTGCTCGCGGTCGGTGGGACGCTCGCGCTCTGTCTGAGCGTGCTGACCAGCATCCGCGCGGCGCGCAGACGGCTCCGGTACGAGTCCTGGCATCTCCTGCACCTGTACGCGTACCTGGGCGTCGGCATCGCGCTCCCGCACCAACTGTGGACCGGCCAGGAGTTCCTCGCGTCCACCGGGCGGACCGTGTTCTGGTGGACGGTCTGGGCGCTCGCGGTCGTGACCGTGCTCGTGTACCGGATCGCCGTACCGGTGTGGCAGAACGCCCGGCACCGCCTCCACGTAACAGCCGTCGTGCCGGAGGCGAACGGAGTGGTCTCCGTGTACGTCGGTGGGCAGCGGCTGGATCGTCTCCGCGCCGAGGCCGGACAGTTCTTCGCGTGGCGGTTCCTTGATCGGCCCGGGTGGGCGCGCGCGAACCCGTACTCGCTGTCGGCCGCGCCCGACGGACACGGCCTACGCATCACCGTGCAGGAAGCCGGCGACGGTAGTGCGGCGCTCAGCACGTTGCGACCCGGTACGCGCGTATTCGTGGAGGGACCGTACGGGCGGATGAGCCCGCGCGCCCGTACCCAACGGAAGATCGCGCTGACCGGCGCCGGTGTCGGCGTCACGCCGTTGCGTGCGCTCGCCGAGGGTCTCGAGTACGCCCCGGGTGACGCCCTGCTGATCCAGCGGTACACCGAAGAGCCCTTGTTCCACGAGGAGTTCCAGCGGTTGTGGAACGACCGCGGTCTGGCGCTGCTCACGCTGCCGGGTCCGCGACGACGGGCCGACTCGTGGTTCGGTGCCGGCGTACCGAAGTACGACGACCTGCACGTCCTCCTGCACTGGGTCCCGGACATCGCCGAGCGCGACGTCTACCTGTGCGGACCCGAGACGTGGACCGACCTGGTCCGCTCGACCCTCACCGCCGCCGGTCTGCCGGCCGAACGGCTCCATCTCGAATCCTTCAAGTGGTGACCGCCCGTGAAACGCATCGTGCTCTGGCTTCTCGGTACCGTCTCGGCCGTTGTGCTGATGTTCGGATACCACACCTCGACCTCCGGCCCCGAGGCGACCGTGGGACCGACCATCGGTGGCGGCACCAACGAGTCCCCAGCAACCACGCCGACCACTCCGGCCACCCCCGCGCCAGGAGGTACGTCGACCGTGACGGGCGATGTTGCGCAGACCCAGTGGGGACCCGTCCAGGTCCGGCTCACCGAGCAGGCCGGAAAGATCACCGCGGTCGACGTCGTCCAGTACCCGAACGGCAACCACCGCGACGCCGAGATCAACGACTACGCGCTACCGATCCTGATCAACGAAACGATCCAGGCGCAGAGCGCGAAGATCGACATGGTCAGCGGCGCCACCGTCACCAGCGACGGTTACGTGCGATCCCTGCAGAGCGCATTGGATCAGGGCTGATGAAGAGGTACGTCGAGCACGTGATGGGCATGCCGATCAGCCTCGCGCTGCGCGGCCGCCACACCAACGACGACCTCGCGGGTCGCGCTTGGT includes the following:
- a CDS encoding PaaI family thioesterase, producing METEQGVRSRTFEWSDPAQTAARVGRSSGLEMLRAMRDGDLPAPPILHLVGGTGIEVEEGKVTVLMPAAEFHYNPLGTVHGGVIATLLDTAAGCTVHSTLPAGVGYTSLDLMTRFIRPVTVDSGVLRCEGGIISRGRRTAVAEAHLYDERGKLLAHATSNCLIFDLPQA
- a CDS encoding aminotransferase class I/II-fold pyridoxal phosphate-dependent enzyme → MSVDELTAQVERARQDYEALVAQGLKLDLTRGKPSPKQLDAANAVLQLSGDPVSADGTDLRNYGGLHGLPEVRAIFAEDLQVPAEQLLAAGNSSLELMHDAVVFALLGKVPGAQTRWADVEGLAFLCPVPGYDRHFGICERYGIKMIPVPMTPAGPDMDVVERLVAEDAAIKGIWCVPKYSNPDGTVYSDETVRRLAAMETAAPDFRIFWDNAYAVHHLTDSPAQLADVLALCAENGHPDRVFVFGSSSKITFAGAGVAFFGSSPDNITWWLSHTVKRSIGPDKINQLRHVQFLRDADGLHQHMRTLAELIRPKFDAVDKILTAELGGTGLASWTAPAGGYFVSLQVPEGCAREVVAKAKAAGIAITPAGATHPYGDDPTDQVIRIAPTYPELPEVEAAITGLATCVRLVASEKLLADQA
- a CDS encoding penicillin-binding protein codes for the protein MHRGERRARRPNVVWSVFVFLLASAVAGALAAGLALPFAGLVGVTTAKAHDSVQYLPQDLETAPLAQKSIIQDSQGHTIATLYQQNRTPVTLKQISPIMLKAIVAIEDDRFYEHGALDFKGTLRALLRNQSSGGVQQGGSSITQQYVKQTLINKARTPEEVKQATAETYERKIAELRYAIAVEKQMSKGAILNGYLNLAFFGDRSYGVEAAAMHYFGVHAAKLNLPQAAMLAGIVKNPTGYDPIDNPQRAKARRDVVLRRMQELNVITAKQAQDAIKTPVIDPAKVRVIPSGCANSKYPFYCEYVVSKLKANSAFGKTPEERENYIETAGLLIKTSLDQRIQAAAQTSIDQHSKSGDQAVAAITMVEPGTGLVKAMAQSRPYGAKKGQTAYNYNVEKSYAGGFGGFQNGSTMKAFTIAAAIAKGVPTTYRINSPQTINLSGKEFSTCSGTTSDDSYNPSNSTKTIADPSMVDAARASTNTYFLQLSEQIGLCPIATIASNLGMYDAQQLKPLQQVVSFTLGSAGQITPLMLSNAYATFAARGMYCNPQIVTSITSLKTGKAITTPGPNCHRVLSPGVADGVNYVLQQVMAKGGTGAKLKFGKSDLAGKTGTIQNNHAVWFSGYSSKLAAASVVADADPPTDDLIGQVFNGKKLSDASGSGTAGPIWETAMQLALHGLPTSKFVRPDDKIIRGNVKDLPYLKGMTPADAGAKLLSLGFQVRMDHGPRVDSDAPAGTVAWTNPRQEDGAPAGSTVVLFISNGSKAQPPTPPVTPPVIPPPTIKPPPNLPTCPPWDPKFPKCRGR
- a CDS encoding cupin domain-containing protein — translated: MEILPKAPTAKGPAEWFTGDVWFDVIIRGDAPSRVRVNIVRFAPGAHTAWHRHANGQTLHVTEGLGLVQSRGGQVTVIRPGDVIYTPPGEWHWHGACPDNFMTHTAIWEGVDDDTPETEWGDHVTAAEYVVPE
- a CDS encoding HelD family protein; the encoded protein is MLEQEIAVEQGDVTAMYARLDVLREKARGDLGRVQVEETTGTDQARSERESFTKLYSGRFAQLSSVERGLCFGRIDETSGERFHIGRIGLFDDEYNPLLIDWRTPVAQVFYRATAAEPLGVKRRRHIRLHGRTVVGVDDDLLDAAALGENERGTLIGEAALLSSLGASRTGRMNEIVATIQSEQDEIIRSGLPGVLVVQGGPGTGKTVVALHRAAYLLYTYREQLGRTGVLVVGPNTTFLRYIDQVLPSLGENDVVLATVSELYSGVTATAPESAEAARIKGELAMADVIARAIAGFRIVPTKAIRFKMNADELVLRPDAIRKAQRGALAAQPLHNRARPIFVRRIIKTLANQIVDRIGKQYVGDADVEDLEQELFQDDQVLEILDRLWPELTPELLVSVLFSSDERLAAAAPYLTSAERSAVLRPLSAAWTPSDAALLDEAAELLGETAEVVVGRKREASEAAAAAEANREYASGVVDIELTAERIEIMPWEIEQFRDLIAQRTQQLANPSAGGDRSYDRTSVFGHVIVDEAQELSAMDWRMLMRRAPRRSMTLVGDIAQTGSASGVRSWAELLDHYAPRRWRTAELTVNYRTPSEIMTVATAILSAIDPTLRPPTSVRDTGTRPFLDAVPAGCLVDALKAAITSEQRAIDEGRIAVIVPATRYDEFADALPDVAHTHDPSVLDGAVALLDIPQSKGLEFDSVIIADPQGILTNSDRGLSDLYVAVTRATKRLTILGELPEVLTQVRRTPRP
- a CDS encoding ferric reductase-like transmembrane domain-containing protein — its product is MFVTAGEPIGRRARTDGAVRLGALAALWLSLLLVTYWWVAGGGVQELGGWATGLTSLGRLTGLVAAVLLLAQVVLMARVPLLEAAFGQDQLARIHRITGFTSFNLMLAHLVTITWGYAAGELRRTPATLWDLTVDYPGMLLAVGGTLALCLSVLTSIRAARRRLRYESWHLLHLYAYLGVGIALPHQLWTGQEFLASTGRTVFWWTVWALAVVTVLVYRIAVPVWQNARHRLHVTAVVPEANGVVSVYVGGQRLDRLRAEAGQFFAWRFLDRPGWARANPYSLSAAPDGHGLRITVQEAGDGSAALSTLRPGTRVFVEGPYGRMSPRARTQRKIALTGAGVGVTPLRALAEGLEYAPGDALLIQRYTEEPLFHEEFQRLWNDRGLALLTLPGPRRRADSWFGAGVPKYDDLHVLLHWVPDIAERDVYLCGPETWTDLVRSTLTAAGLPAERLHLESFKW
- a CDS encoding FMN-binding protein, with the translated sequence MKRIVLWLLGTVSAVVLMFGYHTSTSGPEATVGPTIGGGTNESPATTPTTPATPAPGGTSTVTGDVAQTQWGPVQVRLTEQAGKITAVDVVQYPNGNHRDAEINDYALPILINETIQAQSAKIDMVSGATVTSDGYVRSLQSALDQG